A single region of the Vibrio cyclitrophicus genome encodes:
- the minC gene encoding septum site-determining protein MinC, translating into MSSNPDLKGSSFTLSVLHLSDDQVENAVSFLQEKVDQAPTFFAAAPVVINISKVAGDIDFVQLKNGISQAGMIPVGVAGCSDKRMQNLAKEAGFAVMTASKSPSQAPAKMAPIKVIRTPIRSGQQVYAKDGDLLILSHVSAGAEVIADGSIHIHGTLRGRAIAGASGQTEAKIICNDLQAELVSIAGNYWLSDQIESEYWQKKTMFSMASDVLHVDVLAI; encoded by the coding sequence ATGTCTAGTAACCCAGATCTAAAAGGTAGCAGCTTTACGCTATCTGTTTTGCACTTATCCGATGATCAAGTCGAAAATGCAGTGTCTTTTCTTCAAGAGAAGGTAGACCAAGCACCCACGTTTTTCGCAGCTGCGCCTGTTGTTATCAACATCAGCAAAGTCGCAGGCGATATCGATTTTGTGCAACTGAAAAATGGTATCTCTCAAGCGGGTATGATCCCGGTTGGCGTGGCTGGCTGCTCTGATAAGCGTATGCAAAATCTCGCGAAAGAAGCGGGCTTTGCTGTCATGACGGCAAGCAAGTCTCCGTCGCAAGCTCCAGCGAAGATGGCACCGATCAAGGTGATAAGGACCCCTATTCGTTCTGGTCAGCAGGTTTATGCGAAAGATGGCGATCTATTGATACTCAGCCATGTGAGTGCAGGCGCAGAAGTGATTGCCGATGGCAGCATCCATATTCATGGCACATTACGCGGCCGTGCGATTGCAGGTGCAAGTGGTCAAACTGAAGCAAAAATAATTTGTAATGATTTACAAGCCGAGCTGGTGTCCATTGCTGGAAATTACTGGCTCAGCGATCAAATTGAAAGCGAGTACTGGCAGAAGAAAACCATGTTCAGTATGGCAAGCGATGTATTACACGTTGACGTCCTCGCAATATAA
- the minD gene encoding septum site-determining protein MinD: MARIIVVTSGKGGVGKTTSSAAIASGLALKGKKTAVIDFDIGLRNLDLIMGCERRVVYDFVNVINGEATLNQAMIKDKRTENLFILPASQTRDKDALTKDGVRRVFDELDEMGFDFIICDSPAGIEQGALMALYFADEAIVTTNPEVSSVRDSDRILGILDSKSRRSEDGLEPVKTHLLLTRYNPARVTQGEMLSVEDVEEILHISLLGVIPESQAVLNASNKGVPVIFDEATDAGMAYNDTVERLLGSQVDFRFLTEQKKGIFKRLFGG, translated from the coding sequence ATGGCACGCATTATCGTTGTAACGTCAGGTAAAGGCGGGGTAGGCAAAACGACCTCTAGTGCAGCTATTGCCTCAGGTCTGGCTTTAAAAGGGAAGAAAACCGCAGTTATCGACTTTGATATCGGTCTGCGTAACCTAGATTTAATCATGGGTTGTGAGCGTCGTGTTGTTTACGATTTCGTTAACGTTATCAATGGTGAAGCAACGCTGAACCAAGCGATGATCAAAGACAAGCGCACAGAAAACCTATTCATTCTCCCGGCTTCTCAAACTCGTGATAAAGACGCACTAACCAAAGACGGTGTTCGTCGCGTATTTGATGAATTGGATGAGATGGGCTTTGATTTCATCATCTGTGATTCTCCTGCGGGTATCGAGCAAGGCGCTCTAATGGCGTTGTACTTTGCTGATGAAGCGATTGTAACGACCAACCCTGAAGTCTCTTCTGTACGCGACTCAGACCGCATTCTAGGTATTCTTGACTCTAAATCTCGTCGTTCTGAAGACGGTTTAGAGCCAGTGAAAACTCACCTTCTACTGACTCGCTACAACCCAGCACGCGTAACTCAAGGTGAGATGCTGAGTGTAGAAGACGTTGAAGAGATCCTACACATCTCTCTACTGGGCGTGATTCCAGAGAGCCAAGCGGTACTGAACGCATCGAACAAGGGTGTTCCAGTTATCTTTGACGAAGCAACCGACGCAGGTATGGCTTACAATGATACTGTAGAGCGACTACTAGGTAGCCAAGTGGACTTCCGTTTCTTAACGGAGCAGAAGAAAGGCATCTTCAAAAGACTGTTCGGGGGCTAA
- a CDS encoding sodium:proton antiporter encodes MDLSITSSLALIGLLSLACQLLGWRLRLPAILPLLIVGLLLGPGLNVLNPDAIFGDVLFPMISLGVAIILFEGALTLNFKEIRGHGRMVTHLVSFGMLITWACIVVGAYYFVDFSWPLAALFGALVVVTGPTVIVPMLRSIQPKSSLGSILRWEGIVIDPIGALFAVLVYEYIVSSADPTGHVLSALGLTLVIGLGLGIIGGHLIAKMLQGHWVPHYLRNVAVLTLMLAAFSFSNDLSEESGLLTVTIMGIWLANVKGLDLEDIIEFKETLTVLLISALFILLASRLDSGTFFSIGWGGIGLLAVVMLVARPLSVWISGIGTDLTSADKWFLSWMAPRGIVAAAVSSLFAIKLQEKQLIDGADLLVPMVFLVIIGTVVIQSLTASWWARRLGVTQEKAQGVVFFGATQFSRQFAKVLATHNINSVLADTNWESIRLARMDNLNVYFGNPASSHAENNLELDGIGRAMIVSPYRQTNPLVSMHYQDEFGANKVFELESSETKHERHQVSRDGNRSLFSEGITYSKLNSLMAQGSQIKSTGLTEAFDLSEFNGLYPKAILLGVITNGDFRLITQGSELEKLISTECEIISLLPPSDQTEKVETPDK; translated from the coding sequence ATGGATTTGTCGATTACTTCTTCTTTGGCGTTAATTGGACTCTTGTCTTTAGCTTGTCAGCTGCTCGGTTGGCGTTTGCGTCTTCCCGCAATTCTCCCTCTTCTCATCGTTGGCCTGTTGTTAGGTCCTGGCCTGAATGTCCTAAATCCTGATGCCATTTTTGGTGATGTGCTGTTTCCTATGATTTCCTTAGGCGTTGCCATCATCCTATTTGAAGGGGCATTAACCCTGAACTTTAAGGAAATTAGAGGCCACGGTCGCATGGTGACTCACCTCGTGAGTTTCGGCATGTTGATTACATGGGCATGCATTGTTGTTGGTGCTTACTACTTTGTGGATTTCAGTTGGCCATTAGCGGCGCTATTCGGTGCATTAGTCGTGGTAACGGGCCCTACGGTGATCGTACCCATGCTTCGCAGTATTCAGCCTAAATCTTCGTTAGGCAGTATCTTGCGATGGGAGGGAATCGTTATCGACCCGATAGGAGCTCTGTTTGCGGTTCTTGTCTACGAGTACATTGTTTCTTCTGCCGACCCTACCGGACATGTTCTGTCAGCTCTGGGCCTGACGCTAGTCATAGGTTTAGGCTTAGGGATCATCGGTGGCCATTTGATTGCCAAGATGCTGCAAGGGCATTGGGTACCTCACTATCTACGTAATGTGGCGGTACTGACGCTAATGTTGGCGGCCTTCTCGTTTTCCAATGACTTGAGTGAAGAATCGGGTTTGTTAACCGTGACCATCATGGGGATATGGCTCGCCAACGTAAAAGGCTTGGATCTCGAAGACATCATCGAATTCAAAGAAACTCTGACCGTGTTACTCATTTCTGCGTTGTTTATTTTGCTAGCCAGTCGACTCGATTCGGGGACTTTCTTCTCGATAGGTTGGGGCGGTATTGGCTTATTAGCGGTCGTTATGCTGGTGGCTCGTCCTCTGAGTGTGTGGATCAGCGGGATCGGCACGGATCTTACCTCGGCAGATAAATGGTTTTTGAGTTGGATGGCGCCTCGCGGGATCGTCGCTGCCGCAGTTTCTTCTCTGTTTGCAATCAAGCTTCAAGAGAAGCAATTGATTGATGGGGCTGATCTACTGGTTCCAATGGTGTTCTTGGTCATCATAGGCACGGTTGTGATTCAGAGCCTTACCGCAAGTTGGTGGGCAAGAAGGTTAGGTGTGACGCAAGAGAAAGCGCAAGGCGTTGTCTTCTTTGGCGCGACTCAGTTTTCACGCCAGTTTGCCAAAGTGCTGGCGACACATAATATCAACAGTGTGCTTGCCGATACCAACTGGGAAAGCATTCGTTTGGCGCGTATGGATAACCTGAATGTCTATTTTGGTAACCCAGCCTCAAGCCACGCGGAAAACAATTTGGAATTGGACGGGATAGGGCGCGCAATGATCGTCTCACCTTATCGTCAAACCAACCCGCTAGTCAGCATGCACTACCAAGATGAGTTTGGCGCCAATAAGGTGTTTGAGCTTGAATCATCAGAGACTAAGCATGAAAGGCATCAAGTGAGTCGCGATGGTAATCGAAGTTTGTTTTCGGAAGGGATTACTTATTCCAAGCTTAATTCGTTGATGGCTCAAGGCAGTCAAATTAAGAGCACAGGGTTAACAGAGGCATTTGATCTGAGTGAGTTTAATGGGTTGTACCCGAAAGCGATTCTACTCGGTGTGATTACTAACGGTGACTTTCGCTTAATTACACAAGGTTCTGAGCTGGAAAAACTGATATCAACGGAATGCGAGATCATCAGTTTGTTGCCACCGTCAGACCAGACAGAAAAAGTTGAGACTCCAGACAAATAG
- the folD gene encoding bifunctional methylenetetrahydrofolate dehydrogenase/methenyltetrahydrofolate cyclohydrolase FolD: protein MTAQNIDGKLISQTVRSEVAARVKARTEAGLRAPGLAVVLVGEDPASQVYVGSKRKACEEVGFVSKSYDLPATATEDELLTLVDQLNDDPEIDGILVQLPLPAGIDSTHVLERITPEKDVDGFHPYNVGRLAQRMPKLRSCTPKGIITLLDRYNIDLRGNHAVVVGASNIVGRPMTLELLLAGCTTTTCHRFTKDLEGHVRQADVVVVAVGKPNFIPGAWIKKGAVVVDVGINRLESGKLVGDVEYDVAKESASFITPVPGGVGPMTVASLIENTMIACEQFHSK from the coding sequence ATGACTGCTCAAAATATTGATGGAAAGCTAATTTCTCAAACGGTTCGCTCCGAAGTTGCTGCACGTGTAAAAGCTCGTACTGAAGCTGGATTACGCGCTCCGGGCCTAGCGGTTGTTTTAGTGGGTGAAGACCCTGCTTCTCAAGTTTACGTTGGAAGTAAGCGTAAAGCGTGTGAAGAAGTTGGCTTCGTATCTAAATCTTACGACTTGCCAGCCACTGCAACAGAAGATGAATTGTTAACATTAGTAGACCAACTGAACGACGATCCAGAGATCGATGGCATTCTTGTTCAACTGCCTCTACCAGCTGGTATTGATAGCACTCACGTTCTTGAGCGTATCACGCCAGAGAAAGACGTTGATGGCTTCCACCCATACAATGTTGGCCGTTTGGCTCAGCGTATGCCTAAGCTTCGCTCTTGCACGCCAAAAGGTATCATCACGCTGCTTGACCGTTACAACATCGACTTACGTGGTAATCACGCGGTTGTTGTTGGTGCATCAAACATCGTAGGCCGTCCAATGACCCTAGAATTGCTTCTAGCGGGTTGTACAACAACGACATGTCACCGTTTCACCAAAGACCTTGAAGGACACGTGCGTCAAGCAGACGTTGTTGTGGTTGCCGTTGGTAAACCTAACTTCATTCCAGGTGCGTGGATTAAGAAAGGTGCCGTTGTGGTCGATGTTGGTATCAACCGTTTAGAATCTGGCAAGTTAGTGGGTGACGTTGAATACGACGTAGCGAAAGAAAGCGCAAGCTTCATCACGCCAGTACCGGGCGGTGTTGGTCCAATGACAGTTGCGAGCCTAATCGAAAACACCATGATCGCTTGTGAGCAATTTCACTCTAAATAA
- the minE gene encoding cell division topological specificity factor MinE — MSLLEFFRPQKKTTANLAKERLQIIVAERRSHDDPAPSYLPQLKEDILKCIAKYVEVDPSMVDLTFEHKDDDISVLELNVKLPEEDR; from the coding sequence ATGTCATTACTAGAGTTTTTCAGACCACAGAAAAAGACAACTGCAAACCTAGCCAAAGAACGTTTGCAGATCATTGTTGCAGAGCGACGCAGTCATGACGACCCAGCGCCGTCTTACCTGCCGCAACTAAAAGAAGACATCTTGAAGTGTATTGCCAAGTACGTTGAGGTCGATCCATCAATGGTTGATCTGACTTTCGAACACAAAGATGATGACATCTCAGTACTAGAGCTGAATGTTAAGCTTCCAGAAGAAGATCGATAG
- a CDS encoding lytic murein transglycosylase → MSKFSKTILAVSALLLGNSLTISSVHAEELSFEQYVEKLKQQGREEGVSEAIIDEAFDGVTFKPRAVKADKNQPEKKLTLDEYIPRAVPDWKVKQARSLYKKHYTSLKRIGDEYGVQPRFIVALWGVESNFGKFTGNYSVIDALTTMAYEGRREAFFRSEAMAALKILDQGHIAPKEMKGSWAGAMGQPQFMPSSFLAFAADGNGDGKKDIWGTEEDVFASAANYLSQSGWDDKYTWGRQVHVPSTVSIDLQGRTEDKAKYLKEWSELGIKRYDDRPLPTLDEDIKAWLIMPDDEAGRSYLIYNNYNVLMKWNRSYYFALAVSHLADRIKFD, encoded by the coding sequence TTGAGTAAATTTTCGAAAACCATATTGGCTGTGTCGGCATTACTTTTGGGTAATAGTCTGACCATTAGCTCAGTACACGCTGAAGAATTGAGCTTCGAACAATATGTAGAAAAACTAAAGCAACAAGGCCGTGAAGAAGGCGTTTCTGAAGCGATCATTGATGAAGCCTTTGATGGTGTAACGTTTAAGCCAAGAGCGGTGAAAGCCGACAAAAACCAACCTGAGAAGAAGCTGACTCTGGATGAATACATTCCACGAGCGGTACCAGATTGGAAAGTGAAGCAAGCCAGATCACTTTATAAGAAGCATTACACTTCGTTAAAGCGTATTGGTGATGAATATGGCGTTCAACCAAGATTCATTGTCGCACTATGGGGTGTTGAGAGTAACTTTGGTAAGTTCACCGGTAACTACAGTGTTATCGATGCTCTAACGACTATGGCTTACGAAGGTCGCAGAGAAGCGTTTTTCCGTAGCGAAGCAATGGCGGCGTTGAAGATTCTTGATCAAGGCCATATTGCACCAAAAGAGATGAAAGGCTCTTGGGCTGGGGCGATGGGGCAACCTCAGTTTATGCCAAGCTCATTCTTAGCGTTTGCCGCTGATGGTAATGGCGACGGTAAGAAAGACATTTGGGGCACTGAAGAAGATGTGTTTGCTTCGGCAGCCAATTACCTTAGCCAATCAGGTTGGGATGATAAGTACACTTGGGGCCGTCAGGTTCACGTACCGTCAACCGTGTCTATTGATTTACAAGGCCGAACTGAAGACAAAGCGAAGTACCTAAAAGAGTGGTCTGAACTTGGTATTAAGCGCTACGACGATCGCCCACTGCCGACGCTTGATGAAGACATTAAAGCTTGGTTGATTATGCCGGATGACGAAGCGGGTCGTTCGTACCTCATTTACAACAACTACAATGTGTTAATGAAGTGGAATCGTTCTTACTACTTTGCTTTGGCAGTTAGCCACTTAGCAGACAGAATTAAGTTTGATTAG
- a CDS encoding YcgL domain-containing protein, whose protein sequence is MLCSIYKSSKKEGTYLYIPKKDDFSQVPDALMQMFGKPSFVMVIKMDGRKLAQVNIEKVKESLNTDGFFLQVPPPPVNELELHKERKAQQKSQDEE, encoded by the coding sequence ATGCTGTGTTCTATATATAAAAGCTCAAAGAAAGAAGGAACATACCTTTATATCCCTAAGAAGGATGATTTTTCACAAGTTCCTGACGCATTGATGCAAATGTTTGGTAAACCTAGTTTTGTAATGGTAATTAAAATGGATGGCCGTAAACTGGCTCAAGTAAACATCGAAAAAGTGAAAGAATCACTGAATACTGATGGTTTCTTTTTGCAGGTTCCGCCACCACCAGTTAACGAACTTGAGCTTCATAAAGAGCGTAAAGCCCAACAGAAATCTCAAGACGAAGAGTGA
- a CDS encoding LysR family transcriptional regulator, producing the protein MVIFHALIKHEGFTSAAKSLNVSVSHISKQVALLEDSIGIKLVQRTTRSLTLTEAGEVFYQHCEQLFNTVKAAQMDMDSQRDDISGILRVGLSQSFGTLHIIPAIDQLRQLYPQLRIEVHLFDYKVDMIEERLDLWITNNEDLPEGYIAQRLADSQFVVAASPDYLIKAGTPHVPSDLIDHNCLIYRSRERDYTSWAFDNGQENLSVKVAGDYSVDLAEAVRDAAVSGWGVAYLATYLVKEEFRTGKLIQVLPEWRASQLMPFYAVYPSRKNMPKKLSAVIEFIKDHIGSPTYWDENLKTCVELHR; encoded by the coding sequence ATGGTGATATTCCATGCGTTAATTAAGCATGAAGGCTTTACCAGTGCTGCAAAAAGCTTGAACGTTTCGGTGTCTCATATCAGTAAGCAAGTTGCTTTGCTTGAAGACTCAATCGGCATCAAGTTGGTACAACGAACCACACGTAGCTTAACGTTGACCGAAGCCGGAGAAGTGTTCTATCAGCACTGTGAGCAGCTGTTTAACACGGTAAAAGCGGCTCAAATGGATATGGACAGCCAGCGTGATGACATCTCTGGAATATTGCGAGTTGGGTTGTCGCAGTCATTTGGTACTTTGCACATCATTCCTGCGATTGATCAGCTCAGGCAGCTTTATCCTCAGCTCAGAATTGAAGTGCATTTGTTTGACTACAAAGTGGATATGATTGAAGAGCGATTGGATCTCTGGATCACCAATAACGAAGATTTGCCCGAAGGTTATATTGCGCAGCGATTGGCAGACAGTCAGTTTGTGGTGGCAGCATCGCCGGATTATCTGATTAAAGCTGGGACTCCACATGTACCTTCTGATCTGATAGACCATAACTGCCTTATCTATCGCAGCCGAGAGCGAGATTACACATCTTGGGCATTTGATAATGGCCAAGAAAACCTCAGTGTTAAAGTGGCGGGTGATTACTCGGTGGATTTAGCTGAGGCAGTGCGAGACGCAGCCGTGTCAGGGTGGGGCGTTGCTTATCTGGCAACTTACCTTGTGAAGGAAGAGTTTAGAACGGGCAAATTAATCCAAGTTTTGCCGGAATGGCGAGCTAGCCAATTAATGCCATTTTATGCCGTGTATCCGAGTCGAAAGAACATGCCGAAGAAGCTTTCTGCGGTGATTGAGTTCATCAAAGATCATATTGGATCGCCGACATACTGGGATGAAAACCTGAAAACTTGCGTTGAACTGCATCGTTAA
- the rnd gene encoding ribonuclease D, which translates to MDYQIITQLKDLERVCQQAREADVVMLDTEFVRTRTYYPQLGLIQLFDGETLSLIDPIALGEMTPFVGLLKDTSVLKVLHACGEDLEVFQNAFGCTPTPMVDTQIMAAFLGHGLSTGFAALVSEFVGVDLDKSESRTDWLARPLSQKQLDYAAADVHYLMPMYNKLLEKVMEAGWWEAAQQESDLQVAKRIRKVNPDTAYLDIKGAWQLKPKQLAILRPLATWRLKEAIKRDLALNFVFKEQDLWAVARFAMKDPKHMEQEGFDYRSVRRHGAKISSIVKLAEHTPEEEYPAPVERLMDFPGYKQLFKVLKDEVKTASQHSGLATEFLASKKQLNQVLSWVWKHQRNPEKLPDVMQGWRLDVVGEKLSKAIK; encoded by the coding sequence GTGGATTATCAAATCATTACCCAATTGAAAGACCTTGAGCGAGTTTGCCAACAAGCACGTGAAGCCGATGTCGTTATGCTTGATACGGAGTTTGTTCGTACAAGAACCTATTACCCTCAATTAGGCTTGATTCAGTTATTTGATGGTGAAACGCTGTCACTGATTGACCCTATTGCTCTTGGTGAAATGACACCATTTGTTGGATTGTTGAAAGACACCTCTGTTCTGAAAGTGCTGCACGCTTGCGGCGAAGATTTGGAAGTGTTCCAAAACGCATTTGGCTGTACACCAACACCAATGGTTGATACTCAGATCATGGCGGCTTTCTTAGGTCATGGCTTATCAACGGGCTTTGCTGCTCTGGTTTCAGAGTTTGTCGGTGTCGATCTCGATAAGAGTGAATCTCGCACCGACTGGCTGGCGCGTCCGCTTTCTCAAAAGCAATTGGACTACGCAGCGGCAGACGTGCATTACCTAATGCCAATGTACAACAAGCTTCTAGAAAAAGTGATGGAAGCTGGCTGGTGGGAAGCGGCTCAACAAGAGTCTGATTTACAAGTTGCCAAACGCATTCGTAAAGTAAACCCAGACACTGCCTACCTTGATATTAAAGGGGCGTGGCAGCTTAAACCTAAGCAGCTAGCGATCTTACGACCGCTAGCAACTTGGCGTCTAAAAGAAGCAATCAAGCGCGATTTAGCACTGAATTTTGTCTTCAAAGAGCAAGACTTATGGGCTGTGGCGCGTTTCGCGATGAAAGATCCTAAGCACATGGAACAGGAAGGTTTCGATTACCGCTCTGTTCGTCGCCATGGTGCGAAGATCAGCTCAATCGTTAAATTAGCTGAACATACACCAGAAGAAGAGTACCCAGCACCAGTGGAACGTCTAATGGATTTTCCTGGCTACAAGCAGCTTTTCAAGGTGTTGAAAGATGAAGTGAAAACAGCATCACAACATAGCGGTTTAGCGACCGAGTTTTTGGCATCGAAGAAGCAACTTAATCAAGTGTTAAGCTGGGTTTGGAAACACCAACGTAACCCTGAAAAGCTACCTGATGTTATGCAAGGCTGGCGTTTAGATGTGGTTGGCGAAAAGCTGAGTAAAGCGATCAAATAA
- a CDS encoding NupC/NupG family nucleoside CNT transporter: protein MASLLGIITILVAAWLLSTDRKNIPLRTVSLAFLLQISFALLVLYVPMGKEALNAATGAVSSLINYGQEGINFLFGGLTNNGFVFAINVLGIIIFFSALISGLYHIGFMPKVINLIGGALQKFLGTGRAESLSATANIFVGMIEAPLVVKPYLKHMTDSQLFAVMVCGLASVAGGTLVGYASLGVDLNFLIAAAFMSAPAGLLMAKILVPGSPDDAQENIESDVEIPRATNVVEAMADGAMSGLRIAVAVGATLLAFISVIAMLNGLLGIVGGWFGVNLSFELILGYVFAPVAWLIGVPWSEAVVAGSLIGNKIVVNEFVAFIQLMDAKEALSEHSQAIVTFALCGFANISTMAILIGGLGSLVPERRSFISQYGFKAICAGVLANLMSAAIAGVVLSL from the coding sequence ATGGCTTCGCTACTTGGAATTATCACTATTTTAGTTGCCGCTTGGTTACTATCTACGGACAGAAAAAATATTCCACTAAGAACAGTCTCTTTGGCTTTCTTATTACAAATCTCATTCGCGCTGTTGGTTCTGTATGTACCAATGGGTAAAGAAGCGTTGAATGCAGCCACAGGTGCGGTATCTAGCTTGATCAACTACGGTCAAGAGGGGATCAACTTCCTATTTGGTGGCCTTACGAATAACGGTTTCGTTTTCGCGATTAACGTTCTAGGCATCATTATCTTTTTCTCTGCACTGATCTCGGGTTTGTACCACATCGGCTTTATGCCAAAGGTGATCAACCTTATCGGTGGCGCGCTGCAGAAGTTCTTGGGCACAGGTCGTGCAGAGTCACTGTCTGCGACTGCCAACATCTTTGTTGGCATGATTGAAGCGCCATTGGTGGTTAAGCCTTACCTAAAGCACATGACGGATTCACAACTGTTTGCTGTGATGGTGTGTGGCTTGGCTTCTGTCGCTGGTGGCACGCTAGTGGGTTATGCATCGCTAGGTGTTGACCTAAACTTTCTGATCGCTGCGGCATTCATGTCTGCACCAGCCGGTCTATTGATGGCTAAAATCTTAGTTCCTGGTAGCCCAGATGACGCTCAAGAAAATATTGAGTCTGATGTAGAAATTCCACGAGCAACAAACGTAGTTGAGGCAATGGCAGATGGGGCTATGTCTGGACTTCGTATTGCCGTTGCGGTGGGTGCGACACTTCTAGCCTTTATCAGTGTGATTGCTATGCTGAATGGCTTATTAGGTATTGTTGGTGGCTGGTTTGGCGTAAACCTAAGCTTCGAGCTAATCCTAGGTTATGTGTTCGCACCCGTTGCATGGCTGATCGGTGTGCCATGGTCTGAGGCTGTGGTTGCCGGCTCATTGATCGGTAACAAGATTGTCGTGAACGAGTTCGTGGCTTTCATCCAGCTAATGGATGCTAAAGAAGCGCTAAGTGAACACTCACAAGCGATCGTGACTTTTGCTCTATGTGGTTTTGCTAACATCTCAACCATGGCGATTCTAATCGGTGGCTTGGGCAGCTTGGTACCAGAGCGTCGTTCTTTCATCTCACAATACGGTTTTAAAGCGATTTGTGCAGGTGTGCTTGCCAACTTAATGAGCGCAGCGATTGCTGGCGTGGTGCTTTCTCTGTAG